The window ATCCACCGGACACGCTTCCTGGCAGAAGCCGCAGTAGATGCACTTCGTCATGTCGATGTCGTAGCGCGTGGTACGGCGCGAACCGTCGTCACGCGGCGCGGCTTCGATCGTGATCGCCTGTGCCGGACAGATTGCCTCGCACAGCTTGCACGCGATACAGCGCTCCTCGCCGTTGGGATAACGGCGAAGGGCATGCTCACCACGGAAGCGAGGCGAAAGCGGGTTCTTCTCGAAGGGGTAGTTGATCGTCGCCTTCGGCTTGAAGAAGTACTTCAGCGTCAGGGTGTGGGCCTTCACGAACTCATAGAGCGTGAAGGACTTTACGAGTTGAGCGACGCTCATCAGGAATACCTCGTCAGCATCAGGTAGCCCGAGACCAGGACCACGAAGAGGAGCGAAACCGGCAGGAAGACCTTCCAGCCAAGACGCATCAGCTGGTCGTAGCGGTAGCGCGGGACGGTCGCCTTCACCCAGGAGAAGACGAAGAAGAAGAAGAAGACCTTGAGCAGGAACCAGATGAAGCCCGGGACAAGGTACAGCGGCGCCCAGTCCAGCGGCGGTAGCCAGCCACCGAAGAACAGCGTGGTGTTGAGCGCGCACATCAGAAGAACGTTCGCGTATTCACCCAGCCAGTAGGCGGCGAACGCCATCGACGAGTACTCGGTCTGGTAACCGGCCACGAGTTCCGATTCCGCCTCGGTAAGGTCGAAGGGCGCGCGCTGGGTTTCCGCCAGCGAGGAGATGAGGAACATCACCCACATCGGGAACAGCAGCGGATTGAACACGAAGCCGTTGAAGATGCCGAAGACATGGCCCTGCTGCGCCTTGACGATGTCGTTCATGTTGAACGTACCCGACCACAGGACGACGCAGATGATGATGAAGCCAATGGAGACTTCATACGAGATCATCTGGGCCGATGCGCGCATCGCCGAGAAGAAGGGATACTTCGAGTTCGAAGCCCAGCCCGCCATGATCGTGCCGTAGACACCCAGCGAGCTGATCGCGAGGATGTAGAGCAGGCCGACGTTGATGTCGGCGAGCATCGCGCCCGAGTTGAAGGGGATCACCGCCCAGGCCATCAGCGCGATGGTGAAGGTCACCACCGGTGCGATGAGGAAGATGCCCTTGTTCGCGGCCGAGGGAACGATGGTTTCCTGGAGGAAAACCTTCAGACCGTCTGCGAACGACTGGAGGAGGCCGAACGGGCCGACCACGTTGGGGCCACGGCGAAGCGCCATGGCAGCCCAGATCTTGCGGTCGACGTAGATGATCATCGCAACGGCCAGCATGAGCGGCAGGGCGATGAGCAGAATGCCGCAGATGGTCGCGACAAACCACGCCCAGTCATAGGTCATTCCAAGCGATTGGAAGAAAGCGGTCATTCCGCGGCCTCCGCGATCTCTTCCCCGTGAAGCAGTTCAGCCGAACACTGCTGCATCACCGCGCTGGCGCGCGCGATGGGGTTGGTCAGATAGAAGTCCTTGATCGGATAAGCGATCACACCGGAAGCGGAGCCGCCACCGACAGGCAGGTCCTGGCCGTAGTCGGCCAGACCTTCGCTGCCAAGTGCAGGAACCTCAGCGGCCATTGCGGCACGCAGTTCCTCGAAGCTGTCGAAGCCGACCGAGACCCCGAAGGCATCGGCCATGGCCCGCAGGATCGTCCAGTCCTCACGGGCATCGCCCGGAGCAAAGACCGCCTTGTCCGAAAGCTGAACGCGGCCTTCCGTGTTGACGTACGTGCCGTTCTTCTCGGTGTAGGCCGCAGCCGGCAGGATGACGTCGGCCGCGTGCGCGCCCTTGTCCCCGTGGTGGCCGATGTAGACGACCATGGAGTTCGCGAACTTCGTGAAGTCCACTTCGTCCGACCCCAGCGCCAGCAGCACCTTGGGAGCGGCAGCGACGAGATCGGCGATACCGCCCTTCTGTGCGTAGCCCAGCATCAGGCCGCCCATGCGGGCCGCCGAGAGGTGCAGGACGTTGAAGCCGTTCCAGGTCGAACCGTCTTCCAGTTCACGCACGAGCTTGAGCTGGCTGGCGATCGAAAGCGATGCTTCGAGGCCGCCACGGCCCAGCCCTGCCCCGCCGACGATCATCGCCGGACGCTTGGCAGCCGAAAGGGCATCCCACGCGTGCTGGGGAAGCTGGTTCAGAACCGAGAGGTCTTCGCCGAGGAACTCGCCACCGAACGTGGTTTCCCACTCCGGACCGATCAGGAAGACCTTGGCACCGCGCTTGACCGCCTTGCGCAGACGGACGTTGACGAGCGGAGCCTCGGTGCGGACCTGACTGCCCACGATCAGGATCGCGTCAGCCGTCTCGATGTCGTTGAAGCCGGTATTGAAGTTCACCGCGGCCAGGTTCGAGCAGTCGTAGTCCATGCCGGTCTGACGACCTTCCAGGAGCGACGAACCGAGCGCGCCGAGCAGCTTCTTGGCCGCAAACATTGTCTCGCAGTCGAGCATGTCACCCGCGACGGCCGCAATCGAGTTGCCCGGATTGAGCGAAGCGATGGCCGAGAAGGCCTCCTGCCAGCTCACCGCGACCAGCTTGCCGTCCTTGCGCAGGAACGGCTTGTCGAGACGGCGCTTGGTCAGGCCATCGACCTGGTAGCGCGCCTTGTCCGAGATCCATTCCTCGTTGACGTCATCGTTGACGCGCGGAAGCACGCGAAGCACTTCACGGCCACGGCTGTCGATGCGGATGTTCGAACCCACAGCGTCGGAGACGTCGATGCCGATCGTCTTCTTGAGCTCCCAGGGACGGGCCTCGAACGCGTAGGGACGCGAAGTCAGCGCGCCGACCGGGCACAGGTCGATCACATTGGCCGACATCTCGTGCGTGGCCGCCTTCTCGAGGTAGGTCGTGATCTGCATGTTCTCGCCGCGATAGATCGCGCCGATCTCGTCCACGCCGGCGATCTCCTCGGAGAAGCGCACGCAGCGGGTACAGTGAATGCAGCGCGTCATCGTGGTCTTGATGAGCGGGCCCATGTTCTTGGTGGTGACGGCGCGCTTGCTTTCGTCGTAGCGCGAACCGCCACGGCCATAGGCCACCGACTGGTCCTGAAGGTCGCACTCGCCGCCCTGGTCACAGATCGGGCAGTCGAGCGGGTGGTTGATGAGGAGGAACTCCATCACGCCTTCGCGCGCCTTCTTGACCATCTCGGAGTCCGTGCGGATCTCCTGGCCTTCGTTGGCGGGCAGCGCACAGGACGCCTGCGGCTTGGGCGGTCCGGGCTTCACCTCGACCAGGCACATGCGGCAGTTGCCGGCGATGCTCAGGCGCTCGTGGTAGCAGAAGCGCGGGATTTCCTTGCCGGCGAGTTCGCAGGCCTGCAGGACGGTTGCGCCCTGCGGTACCTCGATTTCTACGCCGTCTACTTTGACCTTGGGCATTATTCAGCAGCCTCCGGCATGTTTTCGGCAATCCGGCGTTCCAGCTCGGGGCGGAAATGACGGATCAGACCCTGGATCGGCCATGCAGCGGCGTCACCAAGGGCGCAGATGGTGTGGCCTTCGACCTGCTTGGTCACCTGGAACAGCATGTCGATTTCTTCAACCGACGCATCGCCGGTGCGCAGGCGCTCCATGACGCGCCACATCCAGCCCGTGCCTTCGCGGCACGGCGTGCACTGGCCGCAGCTCTCGTGCTTGTAGAAGTACGAGATGCGGCTGATGGCGCGCACGATGTCGGTGGACTTGTCCATGACGATGATCGCCGCGGTACCGAGGCCGGAGCCCACGGCCTTGAGGCCGTCGTAGTCCATCGGGCAGTCGATGATATCCTTGGCGGGCACCAGCGGAACCGACGAACCACCCGGGATCACGGCGAGGAGGTTGTCCCAACCGCCGCGAATGCCACCGCAGTGCTTCTCGATCAGTTCGCGGAAGGAGATCGACATCTCCTCTTCCACGACGCAGGGCTTGTCGACGTGTCCCGAGATCTGGAACAGCTTGGTGCCGCGGTTGTTCTCGTTGCCGAAGCTCGAGAACCAGGCCGCGCCGCGCCGCATGATGGTGGGCGCAACCGCGATCGATTCCACGTTGTTCACGGTGGTCGGGCAGCCATAGAGGCCGGCACCGGCCGGGAACGGCGGCTTGAGACGGGGCTGGCCCTTCTTGCCTTCCAGGCTCTCGATCATCGCGGTTTCCTCACCGCAGATGTACGCGCCCGCACCACGGTGGACGAAGACGTCGAAGTCGTAACCCGAACCGCAAGCATTCTTGCCGAGCAGGCCCGCCGCGTAGGCTTCTTCACGCGCGGCGAAGAGGACTTCGGCTTCGCGGATGTATTCGCCGCGAATGTAGATGTAGGCCGCGCGGGCACCCATTGCGAAACCGGCCACCAGCGCGCCTTCGAAAAGAAGGTGCGGGTCGTGGCGCATGATCTCGCGGTCCTTGCACGAGCCGGGCTCGGATTCGTCCGCGTTGATG is drawn from Novosphingobium decolorationis and contains these coding sequences:
- the nuoF gene encoding NADH-quinone oxidoreductase subunit NuoF, producing the protein MALADKDRIFTNLYGFQPWNLKEAMARGAWDGTKDILGRGKEAIIEEMKASGLRGRGGAGFPTGLKWSFMPKEPPKDAAGNPKPSFLVINADESEPGSCKDREIMRHDPHLLFEGALVAGFAMGARAAYIYIRGEYIREAEVLFAAREEAYAAGLLGKNACGSGYDFDVFVHRGAGAYICGEETAMIESLEGKKGQPRLKPPFPAGAGLYGCPTTVNNVESIAVAPTIMRRGAAWFSSFGNENNRGTKLFQISGHVDKPCVVEEEMSISFRELIEKHCGGIRGGWDNLLAVIPGGSSVPLVPAKDIIDCPMDYDGLKAVGSGLGTAAIIVMDKSTDIVRAISRISYFYKHESCGQCTPCREGTGWMWRVMERLRTGDASVEEIDMLFQVTKQVEGHTICALGDAAAWPIQGLIRHFRPELERRIAENMPEAAE
- the nuoG gene encoding NADH-quinone oxidoreductase subunit NuoG, yielding MPKVKVDGVEIEVPQGATVLQACELAGKEIPRFCYHERLSIAGNCRMCLVEVKPGPPKPQASCALPANEGQEIRTDSEMVKKAREGVMEFLLINHPLDCPICDQGGECDLQDQSVAYGRGGSRYDESKRAVTTKNMGPLIKTTMTRCIHCTRCVRFSEEIAGVDEIGAIYRGENMQITTYLEKAATHEMSANVIDLCPVGALTSRPYAFEARPWELKKTIGIDVSDAVGSNIRIDSRGREVLRVLPRVNDDVNEEWISDKARYQVDGLTKRRLDKPFLRKDGKLVAVSWQEAFSAIASLNPGNSIAAVAGDMLDCETMFAAKKLLGALGSSLLEGRQTGMDYDCSNLAAVNFNTGFNDIETADAILIVGSQVRTEAPLVNVRLRKAVKRGAKVFLIGPEWETTFGGEFLGEDLSVLNQLPQHAWDALSAAKRPAMIVGGAGLGRGGLEASLSIASQLKLVRELEDGSTWNGFNVLHLSAARMGGLMLGYAQKGGIADLVAAAPKVLLALGSDEVDFTKFANSMVVYIGHHGDKGAHAADVILPAAAYTEKNGTYVNTEGRVQLSDKAVFAPGDAREDWTILRAMADAFGVSVGFDSFEELRAAMAAEVPALGSEGLADYGQDLPVGGGSASGVIAYPIKDFYLTNPIARASAVMQQCSAELLHGEEIAEAAE
- the nuoH gene encoding NADH-quinone oxidoreductase subunit NuoH, which translates into the protein MTAFFQSLGMTYDWAWFVATICGILLIALPLMLAVAMIIYVDRKIWAAMALRRGPNVVGPFGLLQSFADGLKVFLQETIVPSAANKGIFLIAPVVTFTIALMAWAVIPFNSGAMLADINVGLLYILAISSLGVYGTIMAGWASNSKYPFFSAMRASAQMISYEVSIGFIIICVVLWSGTFNMNDIVKAQQGHVFGIFNGFVFNPLLFPMWVMFLISSLAETQRAPFDLTEAESELVAGYQTEYSSMAFAAYWLGEYANVLLMCALNTTLFFGGWLPPLDWAPLYLVPGFIWFLLKVFFFFFVFSWVKATVPRYRYDQLMRLGWKVFLPVSLLFVVLVSGYLMLTRYS
- the nuoI gene encoding NADH-quinone oxidoreductase subunit NuoI; protein product: MSVAQLVKSFTLYEFVKAHTLTLKYFFKPKATINYPFEKNPLSPRFRGEHALRRYPNGEERCIACKLCEAICPAQAITIEAAPRDDGSRRTTRYDIDMTKCIYCGFCQEACPVDAIVEGPNFEYATETREELLYDKAKLLANGDKWERAIAANLEADAPYR